The following proteins come from a genomic window of Paucimonas lemoignei:
- the pilZ2 gene encoding type IV pilus assembly PilZ yields MGCLGNISENGLMLISDLPVLVGAEFELRLQVPCERGLPSTVDVKAMCVWCHEDETPGSYDSGFTLTESPDEYAELIRALNYYFSFHPLEASA; encoded by the coding sequence ATGGGGTGTCTGGGCAACATATCCGAAAACGGGCTGATGCTTATCAGCGACCTGCCGGTTCTGGTGGGGGCTGAATTCGAGTTGCGTCTGCAGGTCCCGTGCGAACGCGGACTGCCCTCGACGGTAGACGTCAAGGCGATGTGTGTCTGGTGTCATGAGGATGAGACACCAGGCAGTTACGACTCAGGCTTTACCCTCACTGAGTCGCCCGATGAATACGCCGAGCTGATCAGAGCACTGAATTACTATTTCAGCTTTCATCCCCTGGAGGCGTCAGCCTAG
- the sbcB gene encoding exonuclease I: MTSTIFWYDYETTGINPRNDRALQMAGIRTDAELNEVAAPVNIYCQPSDDILPHPAACVITGITPARLAEQGLCEADFMTRVHAELAAPGTCGAGYNTLRFDDEVTRYSLYRNFFDPYAREWQGGNSRWDLIDVVRAAYALRPDGIVWPEEDGRVTLKLERLTAANGIDHGQAHDALSDVRATIALARLIREKQPKLYDYLFQLRSKQKVQEQITLMQPLVHISGRFSAARHYVGVVLPLAWHPQNRNALIVCDLHQDHMPLLAEDPQTLRRRLYTRRDELAEGELPVPLKLLHINRCPVVAPLKVLRSQDQQRLELDMGVFEERTRQLVEGQAIWLEKLKAIYAPDEFGANDDPEQQLYDGFIGDRDRRLCEQVRSAEPEELANNAWPFDDARLPELLFRYRARNFAETLSGEEQQRWHLFCQNRLTDAQWGAPNTLESFARSLVELSIKATPEQLNVLAQWQDHVEQLRQRLGL, from the coding sequence GTGACTTCCACCATTTTCTGGTACGACTACGAAACCACCGGGATCAATCCCCGCAATGATCGCGCCCTGCAGATGGCGGGGATCCGTACCGACGCAGAGCTCAATGAGGTTGCCGCGCCGGTCAATATCTACTGCCAGCCCAGCGACGACATCCTGCCGCACCCGGCGGCGTGTGTGATTACCGGTATCACTCCAGCGCGTCTGGCCGAGCAGGGCTTGTGCGAGGCCGATTTCATGACCCGGGTGCATGCCGAGCTGGCCGCGCCGGGCACTTGCGGGGCGGGTTACAACACCCTGCGTTTCGATGATGAGGTGACGCGCTACAGCCTCTACCGGAATTTCTTCGACCCTTATGCGCGTGAGTGGCAAGGCGGCAACAGCCGCTGGGACTTGATCGACGTGGTACGTGCCGCTTATGCCCTGCGCCCGGACGGCATCGTCTGGCCCGAAGAGGACGGGCGCGTCACGCTCAAGCTTGAGCGCCTGACGGCCGCCAATGGCATTGATCATGGTCAGGCCCATGACGCGTTATCCGATGTGCGAGCCACTATTGCCCTGGCGCGCCTGATCCGGGAAAAACAGCCCAAACTCTACGATTATCTGTTCCAGTTGCGCAGCAAGCAGAAAGTCCAGGAGCAGATAACGCTGATGCAGCCGCTGGTGCATATCTCCGGACGTTTTTCAGCGGCCAGACATTATGTCGGCGTGGTACTGCCGCTTGCCTGGCACCCGCAGAATCGTAATGCGCTGATCGTCTGTGACTTGCATCAGGATCATATGCCGCTGTTGGCAGAGGATCCGCAAACTTTGCGCCGACGTTTATATACCCGCCGTGACGAGTTGGCCGAAGGGGAGTTACCGGTGCCTCTCAAACTTCTTCATATAAACCGTTGCCCGGTGGTGGCGCCTCTGAAGGTGTTGCGCAGCCAGGACCAACAACGCCTGGAGCTGGACATGGGCGTGTTCGAGGAACGGACCCGGCAGTTGGTCGAAGGGCAGGCTATCTGGCTAGAGAAGCTAAAGGCTATTTATGCGCCGGATGAGTTCGGTGCCAATGATGATCCTGAGCAGCAGTTGTATGACGGGTTTATCGGTGATCGTGACCGCAGGCTGTGTGAACAAGTGCGCAGTGCAGAGCCTGAAGAGCTGGCAAATAACGCTTGGCCTTTTGATGATGCAAGGCTGCCCGAGTTGTTGTTCCGTTATCGGGCGCGAAACTTTGCTGAAACACTGAGCGGGGAAGAGCAACAGCGCTGGCACCTTTTTTGTCAGAATCGTCTGACTGACGCTCAATGGGGCGCGCCCAATACATTGGAGAGTTTCGCCCGGTCGCTGGTAGAACTTTCGATTAAAGCCACCCCGGAGCAGCTCAACGTATTGGCGCAGTGGCAGGACCATGTCGAGCAATTGCGTCAACGACTGGGGTTATGA
- the ndoR gene encoding oxidoreductase has product MPELQVGERRWAVTAGSNLLDSLNQAGVAVPYSCRAGSCHACLVRCIAGEPVDALPQALDAGKRQQGWRLACQCRVVEDLTVHAFDPLRDGSPARVCGCDWLSPTVLRLRLEPERPLRYRAGQHLVLWSGGGVARPYSLASLPGEDAFLEVHLDCRQPGEFINAARQLQVGDAVGLGELRGGALQYDPDWQERPFLLLAAGTGLGPLWGVLREALRQEHQGPIRLVHLARDDSEHYLRDQLAEVAAQVQLVTPQNLATTLADLRMLSRKTMALLCGSPGSVEDFAKRLYLAGLPRNQVLADVFVGRE; this is encoded by the coding sequence ATGCCTGAGTTGCAGGTGGGCGAGCGTCGCTGGGCAGTCACTGCGGGCAGTAACTTGCTCGATAGCCTCAATCAGGCAGGCGTCGCCGTGCCCTACAGTTGCCGCGCGGGCAGTTGCCATGCGTGTCTGGTGCGTTGCATCGCTGGTGAACCAGTCGATGCGCTCCCTCAAGCGCTGGATGCCGGGAAACGGCAGCAGGGCTGGCGTCTGGCCTGCCAATGCCGGGTGGTCGAAGACTTGACGGTGCACGCCTTTGACCCTCTGCGCGACGGTTCGCCTGCCAGGGTGTGTGGTTGTGACTGGTTAAGCCCGACGGTACTGCGCTTGCGCCTGGAGCCGGAACGCCCGTTGCGTTATCGCGCCGGGCAGCATCTGGTGCTGTGGAGTGGGGGCGGAGTCGCCCGACCCTATTCATTGGCGAGCCTGCCCGGTGAAGACGCATTTCTGGAAGTGCACCTGGATTGCCGTCAGCCCGGCGAATTCATCAATGCAGCCCGCCAGTTGCAGGTCGGTGATGCCGTCGGCCTTGGGGAGCTGCGTGGCGGCGCGCTGCAATATGACCCGGACTGGCAGGAGCGGCCTTTTTTGCTACTCGCCGCAGGGACCGGATTAGGGCCGCTCTGGGGCGTGCTGCGTGAGGCATTGCGCCAGGAACATCAAGGGCCGATCCGGCTGGTGCATCTGGCGCGCGACGACAGTGAGCACTATCTGCGTGATCAGCTGGCGGAGGTGGCGGCGCAGGTGCAACTGGTTACGCCGCAGAATCTGGCCACCACGCTTGCCGACCTGCGCATGCTCTCGCGCAAGACCATGGCGCTGCTGTGCGGCAGCCCCGGCAGTGTCGAAGATTTTGCCAAGCGTTTGTATCTCGCCGGGTTGCCGCGCAATCAGGTGCTGGCGGATGTGTTTGTGGGGCGCGAATAG
- a CDS encoding ATPase, with the protein MSDPSHDPSTNNEPAAEFIVESLPEPVEAVAPPSNQVQQRQRASHLAQALRNELQKAVVGQTAVIDDVLTALIGGGHVLLEGVPGLGKTLLVRALARCFGGEFARIQFTPDLMPSDVTGHAVYDMQTEQFKLRKGPLFTNLLLADEINRAPAKTQSALLEAMQERQVTLEGRAMPIAQPFMVLATQNPIEQEGTYPLPEAELDRFMLKLRMDYPDLNDELTMVRQVTRSTRADMLDVQPLRVVLQAREVQALQRIASELPMDDQVLDYAVRLARATRSWPGLTIGAGPRASIALVRGGRARALLRGGEFVIPDDIKGCALAVLRHRVRLSPELDIEGLSVDQVLKQMLDQVPAPRL; encoded by the coding sequence ATGAGCGATCCCTCACACGATCCATCGACCAATAACGAGCCCGCCGCCGAGTTCATCGTCGAAAGCCTCCCGGAGCCCGTCGAAGCCGTCGCGCCGCCCAGCAATCAGGTGCAACAACGGCAACGCGCCAGCCATCTGGCCCAGGCGTTGCGCAACGAGCTGCAAAAGGCAGTGGTTGGACAGACGGCCGTTATTGACGACGTGCTGACCGCGCTGATCGGCGGTGGCCATGTGTTGCTCGAAGGTGTGCCGGGCTTGGGTAAAACCTTGCTGGTGCGTGCTTTGGCGCGCTGCTTCGGCGGCGAATTCGCGCGCATTCAGTTCACCCCTGACCTGATGCCCAGCGATGTCACCGGCCATGCGGTCTACGACATGCAGACCGAGCAGTTCAAGCTGCGTAAGGGGCCGCTGTTCACCAACCTGCTGCTGGCCGATGAGATCAACCGTGCTCCGGCCAAGACACAGTCCGCCTTGCTTGAAGCCATGCAGGAACGTCAGGTCACGCTCGAAGGCCGGGCGATGCCCATCGCTCAACCTTTCATGGTCCTGGCTACGCAGAACCCGATCGAGCAGGAAGGCACTTACCCCCTGCCGGAAGCAGAGCTGGATCGCTTCATGCTCAAGCTGCGCATGGACTACCCCGACCTCAATGACGAGCTGACCATGGTGCGTCAGGTCACTCGTTCGACCCGCGCCGACATGCTGGATGTCCAACCGTTGCGAGTGGTCCTGCAAGCGCGGGAAGTGCAGGCGTTGCAGCGCATCGCCAGTGAGTTGCCCATGGATGATCAGGTGCTGGACTACGCCGTGCGCCTGGCTCGGGCGACGCGCAGCTGGCCAGGGCTGACCATCGGCGCGGGCCCCCGAGCATCTATTGCCCTGGTACGCGGCGGACGGGCGCGGGCCTTGTTGCGCGGTGGCGAGTTTGTGATCCCGGATGACATCAAGGGCTGTGCGCTGGCTGTCCTGCGCCATCGCGTGCGGCTGTCACCGGAGCTGGACATCGAGGGGCTTTCAGTGGACCAGGTGCTCAAGCAGATGCTGGATCAGGTTCCGGCCCCGCGCCTATGA
- a CDS encoding lipoprotein, producing the protein MRIVMFLVLLAAVSGCTRLSMNSNLNSAYRSYDRGDCESVMLSLSKVDRQSRSRRYIQPEVSMLRGQCLERQKLFVDAAQTYQFIVTQYPASEYAYRARARLETLQQLGHYPKIQTAQTRPASR; encoded by the coding sequence ATGCGAATCGTGATGTTTTTAGTATTGCTGGCCGCCGTCAGTGGCTGCACCCGTTTGTCGATGAATTCCAACCTGAACAGCGCCTACCGCTCCTACGACCGTGGCGACTGCGAAAGCGTAATGCTGAGCCTGTCCAAGGTCGACCGGCAGAGTCGCTCACGGCGTTACATACAGCCGGAAGTGTCGATGTTGCGAGGGCAGTGTCTTGAGCGTCAGAAACTGTTCGTCGATGCGGCACAGACTTACCAGTTCATCGTGACCCAGTATCCGGCCAGCGAGTATGCCTACAGGGCGCGTGCGCGCTTGGAAACACTCCAGCAGCTTGGTCACTACCCGAAAATCCAGACAGCGCAAACCCGACCTGCTTCACGGTAG
- the pykA gene encoding pyruvate kinase: MTVRRTKIVATLGPASNSPEVIEQLILSGLDVARLNFSHGTPDEHKARAKLIREIAAKHGRFVALLGDLQGPKIRIAKFASKKIELKVGDKFTFSTAHPLTDGNQQIVGIDYPDLVKDCGVGDELLLDDGRVVMRVDTQTADELHCTVLIGGPLSDHKGINRRGGGLTAPALTEKDKLDIKLAAEMDLDYLAVSFPRDAADMEYARKLRDESGGTAWLVAKIERAEAVANDEVLDALIRASDAVMVARGDLGVEIGDAELVGVQKRIILHARRHNKAVIVATQMMESMISSPMPTRAEVSDVANAVLDYTDAVMLSAESAAGSYPIEAVQAMARICVGAEKHPTGKTSSHRIGHSFTRCDESIALAAMYTANHFPGVKAIIALTESGYTPLIMSRIRSSVPIYAFSPHRGTQARAAMFRGVYTVPFDPANLPPGQVSQAAVDELLKRGLVEQGDWVILTKGDSYHTIGGTNGMKILHVGDPLV; encoded by the coding sequence ATGACCGTACGCCGCACCAAAATCGTCGCCACCCTTGGCCCTGCCAGTAATTCGCCAGAAGTCATCGAACAACTGATCCTCTCGGGTCTGGACGTTGCTCGTCTGAACTTTTCCCACGGGACCCCGGATGAGCACAAGGCCCGCGCCAAGCTGATCCGCGAAATCGCCGCAAAGCACGGGCGCTTCGTCGCACTGCTGGGCGATTTACAAGGCCCGAAAATTCGTATCGCCAAGTTTGCGAGCAAGAAGATCGAGCTGAAAGTGGGTGACAAGTTCACCTTCTCCACCGCTCATCCGCTCACCGATGGCAACCAGCAAATCGTGGGTATCGATTACCCGGATCTGGTCAAGGATTGCGGCGTAGGCGACGAGCTGCTGCTCGACGACGGTCGCGTGGTCATGCGCGTTGATACCCAGACCGCTGACGAACTGCATTGCACCGTATTGATTGGCGGTCCACTGTCAGATCACAAAGGCATCAACCGTCGTGGCGGTGGCCTCACCGCGCCAGCCCTGACCGAAAAAGACAAACTGGACATCAAACTCGCCGCTGAAATGGACCTGGATTACCTGGCCGTTTCCTTCCCGCGCGACGCTGCCGACATGGAATACGCGCGCAAACTGCGTGACGAATCCGGTGGCACCGCCTGGCTGGTTGCCAAGATCGAACGCGCCGAAGCCGTTGCCAACGATGAAGTGCTCGATGCACTGATCCGCGCCAGCGACGCGGTCATGGTTGCCCGTGGTGACCTGGGTGTGGAAATCGGCGACGCTGAACTGGTCGGCGTACAGAAACGCATCATCCTGCATGCACGCCGCCACAACAAAGCGGTGATCGTTGCGACCCAGATGATGGAGTCGATGATCTCAAGCCCGATGCCGACCCGCGCCGAAGTGTCCGACGTGGCCAACGCCGTGCTCGATTACACCGACGCCGTGATGCTCTCGGCTGAAAGTGCTGCTGGTTCTTATCCGATCGAAGCGGTGCAAGCCATGGCGCGCATCTGCGTCGGCGCTGAAAAGCACCCGACCGGCAAAACCTCCAGCCACCGCATTGGTCACTCGTTCACCCGTTGTGACGAAAGCATCGCGCTGGCGGCCATGTACACCGCCAACCACTTCCCTGGTGTGAAAGCGATCATTGCGCTGACTGAAAGCGGTTACACCCCGCTGATCATGTCGCGGATTCGCTCCTCGGTACCGATCTACGCGTTCTCCCCGCACCGTGGCACCCAAGCCCGCGCGGCGATGTTCCGTGGCGTCTACACCGTACCGTTCGATCCAGCCAACCTGCCACCTGGCCAAGTCAGCCAGGCAGCGGTCGACGAGTTGCTCAAGCGTGGCCTGGTGGAACAAGGTGACTGGGTCATCCTCACCAAGGGTGATAGCTACCACACCATCGGCGGCACCAATGGCATGAAGATCCTGCACGTCGGCGATCCTCTGGTCTGA
- a CDS encoding RDD domain-containing protein: MPSHAPIRNVTAPAPLDTRTRIETPEGIDLLLRPAGLVPRSLAFGIDFSFRAMILGALYLLFSLFESFGAGLTALSLFFVTWWYTVLFEVLNQGRTPGKHLIGLRVIHDDGTPIGWTASLIRNLLRFVDMMPFGYSLGAISCLHHPHFKRLGDLAAGTLVVYRDTPTRRPVLPDAAPVVAPFTMSLEEQRAVLGFAERQSQLSSERTLELASILAEPLHVRPEQAVAQLNGVARGLLGSS, encoded by the coding sequence ATGCCCTCCCACGCCCCCATCAGGAACGTCACTGCGCCCGCGCCGCTGGATACCCGCACCCGAATCGAAACCCCGGAAGGCATCGACTTGCTCTTGCGCCCGGCAGGCCTGGTCCCGCGATCCCTCGCGTTCGGTATCGATTTCAGCTTTCGTGCCATGATCCTGGGCGCGCTGTACCTGCTGTTCAGTCTGTTCGAATCCTTTGGCGCTGGCCTGACGGCACTCAGCCTGTTCTTCGTCACCTGGTGGTACACGGTACTGTTCGAGGTACTCAACCAGGGCCGCACACCCGGCAAACACCTCATCGGCCTGCGGGTCATCCATGATGACGGAACCCCCATCGGCTGGACTGCCTCGCTGATTCGCAACCTGCTGCGCTTTGTCGACATGATGCCTTTCGGCTACAGCCTTGGCGCGATCAGCTGCCTGCACCATCCACACTTCAAACGCCTGGGGGATCTGGCCGCTGGCACGCTGGTGGTGTACCGCGACACACCCACCCGGCGTCCGGTACTGCCCGACGCCGCGCCGGTAGTAGCGCCCTTCACCATGAGCCTTGAAGAGCAACGCGCCGTGTTGGGTTTTGCCGAACGGCAAAGCCAGCTTTCATCCGAGCGCACGCTGGAGCTGGCATCGATTCTCGCCGAGCCGCTGCATGTGCGGCCTGAACAGGCGGTTGCCCAGCTCAATGGCGTGGCTCGCGGCCTGTTGGGCTCATCATGA
- a CDS encoding transcriptional regulator, which yields MSLINEYRATEEAIKELQARLKNLSQDDKLQTELEFEGKLRTLMGEYQKSLRDIIALLDPDAKVGKSARGAAVKPTGTKRARKVKQYKNPHNGEVIETKGGNHKTLKEWKAKWGGDEVEGWATLLG from the coding sequence ATGTCGCTGATCAACGAATACCGCGCTACAGAAGAAGCCATCAAAGAACTGCAAGCCCGTTTGAAGAATCTGTCCCAAGACGACAAACTGCAAACCGAGCTGGAATTCGAAGGCAAACTGCGCACCCTGATGGGCGAATATCAAAAGTCGCTGCGTGACATCATCGCGCTGCTCGACCCAGACGCTAAAGTTGGCAAATCTGCACGCGGCGCCGCGGTTAAGCCTACTGGCACCAAGCGTGCACGCAAGGTCAAGCAATATAAAAACCCGCACAACGGTGAAGTCATCGAAACCAAAGGTGGCAACCACAAGACTCTGAAAGAGTGGAAAGCCAAGTGGGGCGGTGATGAAGTTGAAGGCTGGGCAACCCTGCTGGGCTAA
- a CDS encoding putative transmembrane protein, with protein sequence MKQALKPSLTLLYWLGALAGMALLLGIGSTLTPVADELGTLFWVLLLALVTLAALDGYRLLRLPSPQLHRRVQGSLALGRWSEVGLQLTHDYSAPITVQVFDHPPDGLEYEHLPQAITLQVGQHAELGYRVRPRQRGLLQFERCELYLPSPMGLWSSRRYVPLAEVTHVYPDFARLYGGQLLAVDNWLSQIGVRLRHKRGLGMEFNQLREFREGDSLRQIDWKATARHRTPIAREYQEERDQQIMFMLDCGRRMRSQDGDLSHFDHALNALLLLGYVALRQGDAVGLSTFASEQPRYLQPVRGQGQLNVLLNSVYDLHSSQRPADYSAAVRQLLARQKRRALVVLMTNVRDEDDEELLAAVKQLERQHRVLVVSLREQVLDDLRHAPIETFDQALTYCGAVDFLNARAALQERLSAHGVALLDARPAELGAELVSRYLSWKKAGTL encoded by the coding sequence ATGAAACAGGCGCTCAAGCCTTCCCTGACGCTGCTGTACTGGCTGGGCGCACTGGCTGGCATGGCACTGCTGCTCGGCATCGGGTCAACCCTTACTCCAGTGGCCGATGAACTCGGTACGCTGTTCTGGGTGTTGTTGCTGGCGTTGGTGACCCTGGCCGCCCTGGATGGCTATCGCCTGCTGCGCCTTCCCTCTCCACAGCTGCATCGTCGAGTGCAAGGCAGTCTGGCGCTGGGGCGCTGGAGTGAAGTGGGCTTGCAGTTGACTCACGACTATTCGGCGCCGATCACGGTTCAGGTGTTCGATCATCCACCTGACGGCTTGGAATACGAGCACTTGCCCCAGGCAATCACGCTGCAGGTCGGGCAACACGCTGAACTCGGGTACCGCGTACGTCCACGCCAACGTGGCCTGCTGCAATTCGAACGTTGCGAACTTTATCTGCCAAGCCCCATGGGACTCTGGAGTAGCAGGCGCTATGTGCCGCTGGCCGAGGTGACCCATGTCTACCCGGATTTCGCCCGGCTCTACGGCGGGCAGCTGCTGGCCGTCGATAACTGGCTCAGCCAGATCGGCGTACGACTGCGGCACAAGCGCGGCCTGGGCATGGAATTCAATCAGCTGCGCGAATTTCGCGAAGGCGACAGCCTCAGGCAGATCGACTGGAAAGCCACCGCGCGGCACCGCACCCCCATCGCCAGGGAGTACCAGGAGGAGCGCGACCAGCAGATCATGTTCATGCTCGACTGCGGCCGCCGGATGCGCAGCCAGGATGGCGATCTTTCCCACTTTGATCACGCGCTGAACGCCCTTCTGCTGCTCGGTTACGTGGCGCTGCGCCAAGGCGATGCGGTGGGGTTGTCGACCTTTGCCAGCGAACAGCCGCGCTATCTGCAACCGGTCAGAGGCCAGGGCCAGCTCAATGTGCTGCTCAATAGCGTCTATGACTTGCACAGCAGCCAGCGGCCCGCCGACTACAGCGCCGCGGTGCGCCAACTGCTGGCCCGCCAGAAACGCCGGGCACTGGTGGTGCTGATGACCAACGTCCGAGACGAAGACGACGAAGAACTGCTGGCGGCCGTCAAACAGCTCGAACGCCAGCATCGTGTGCTGGTGGTAAGCCTGCGTGAGCAGGTACTGGATGATTTACGCCATGCACCGATCGAGACCTTCGACCAGGCACTGACCTATTGCGGGGCCGTGGATTTCCTCAACGCCCGCGCAGCTCTGCAAGAGCGTTTGAGCGCCCATGGCGTTGCGCTTCTGGATGCGCGCCCTGCAGAGCTGGGCGCGGAGCTGGTGAGCCGGTACCTGAGCTGGAAAAAGGCAGGGACGTTGTGA
- a CDS encoding 5'-nucleotidase/2',3'-cyclic phosphodiesterase-related esterase — protein MRLTDSSIAIHPRSPWEAIDLGVLLARQHRALLIGSWALVTLPIFTLLSLSFWEYPTLAVLIFWWLKPVYERLPLIILSTALFGSPPGLKAALGIWLRTLWPNLLASLTWRRLSISRSFVLPVLQLEKLTGHELSQRIAVLSRNDIRAARLLTLVGSALELSLWIGLLVLFYMLIPQQLAADWNRLTLLGLDENLNWLEHLTNLGYALVLMIWGPIYVSCGFTLYVNRRTTLEAWDIELVLRRLRQKLVGSAYVLLIGLGLTLIMPAPPVWAADQTFSCPIPASASEAEASPDSPRLTHQPLTSEAARQSIKALLLQPPFKNPQTVTGWRLIDHETGQSAKARNPTSTWVKWLNGLVQLAGFLAQAFKVLLWATALTLICLLIWRYRAWFSAFVSRSDAAKPALRQQPEQLFGLQITAQSLPTDVADRAEQLWASQPREALGLLYRALLSRLVSDYQLPLKSADTEGQVLERIALLNQPNLHAFSQSLTTQWQNLAYGHRLPAAQVQHDLCEGWRQLFDGKTRP, from the coding sequence ATGCGCCTGACTGATTCCAGCATCGCCATCCATCCGCGCAGCCCTTGGGAAGCCATTGACCTGGGCGTGCTGCTGGCCCGGCAACATAGGGCTTTGCTGATAGGCAGTTGGGCGCTGGTGACTTTGCCGATTTTCACCCTGCTCAGCCTGAGCTTCTGGGAATACCCGACCCTGGCTGTCCTGATTTTCTGGTGGCTGAAACCGGTCTATGAGCGCCTGCCGTTGATCATCCTGTCCACGGCACTGTTTGGCTCGCCACCCGGTTTGAAAGCAGCGCTGGGCATCTGGTTGCGCACGCTGTGGCCCAACCTGTTGGCAAGCCTGACATGGCGGCGCTTGAGCATCAGCCGCAGTTTTGTGTTGCCAGTGCTTCAGCTGGAAAAACTCACCGGCCACGAACTGAGCCAACGCATCGCGGTGTTAAGCCGAAACGACATCCGCGCCGCCCGCCTCCTCACGCTGGTCGGCAGCGCCCTGGAACTCTCGCTGTGGATCGGCCTGCTGGTGCTGTTTTACATGCTGATCCCGCAACAGCTGGCCGCCGACTGGAACCGGCTGACGCTGCTCGGGCTCGATGAAAACCTGAACTGGCTGGAGCATCTGACCAACCTCGGCTACGCCCTGGTGCTGATGATCTGGGGGCCGATTTATGTCTCCTGCGGATTTACCTTGTACGTGAACCGCCGCACAACGCTGGAAGCCTGGGACATCGAACTGGTGCTGCGTCGCTTGCGCCAGAAGCTGGTCGGCAGCGCCTATGTGTTGCTGATCGGGCTTGGCCTGACGCTGATCATGCCCGCACCACCGGTGTGGGCTGCCGATCAGACCTTCAGTTGCCCGATTCCGGCGTCTGCAAGTGAAGCCGAGGCAAGTCCGGACAGCCCACGCCTGACTCACCAACCCCTGACCAGTGAAGCCGCGCGGCAAAGCATCAAGGCCCTGCTGCTGCAACCCCCGTTCAAGAACCCGCAAACCGTCACCGGCTGGCGTCTGATTGATCATGAAACTGGTCAGAGTGCCAAAGCCAGAAATCCGACAAGCACCTGGGTCAAATGGCTGAACGGGCTTGTCCAGCTGGCGGGCTTTCTGGCCCAGGCATTCAAGGTTCTGCTGTGGGCCACCGCTCTGACGCTGATCTGCCTGCTGATCTGGCGGTACAGGGCCTGGTTCAGCGCCTTCGTCAGCCGCAGCGATGCTGCCAAGCCAGCGCTTCGCCAGCAACCCGAGCAATTGTTCGGCTTGCAGATCACAGCGCAAAGCCTGCCGACGGATGTGGCTGACAGGGCTGAACAGCTATGGGCCAGTCAGCCTCGCGAAGCGCTGGGCCTGCTGTACCGGGCACTGCTCAGCAGACTGGTCAGCGACTACCAATTGCCGCTGAAAAGCGCCGACACCGAAGGCCAGGTCCTTGAGCGGATTGCCCTTCTCAATCAGCCGAACCTGCACGCATTCAGCCAGAGCCTGACGACTCAGTGGCAGAACCTGGCCTATGGTCATCGATTGCCTGCAGCGCAGGTGCAGCATGATTTGTGCGAAGGCTGGCGACAGCTGTTCGATGGGAAAACCCGCCCATGA
- a CDS encoding integral membrane protein: MKQALFEARHQAQWQRFGEYLDTLEKGKTLKASSDTFTRDYRRICNQLALARERGYSSHLVDPLQQLAMRGHQQLYRHRSPIGGQLLGFVLAGFPRLVRAEWRLVAIASLMFFGSLLIMAGLIQGFPDLVYSVLDPQQVAEMESMYDPQARRIGQTAERAAGDDWMMFGYYIMHNIGIAFQTYATGLLLGLGSLFFLLFNGLMIGAVAGHLTGIGYGQTFWSFVIGHGAFELTAIALAGAAGLKLGWALLAPGQLSRGQALRQAAKTSVQLIYGVMLFLLIAAFIEAYWSSMRWPQPAVKYTVGVALWALVIAYLVFAGRKANAPD; the protein is encoded by the coding sequence ATGAAACAAGCGCTTTTTGAAGCCCGTCATCAAGCTCAATGGCAGCGGTTCGGTGAATACCTGGACACCCTTGAAAAAGGCAAAACCCTCAAGGCTTCAAGTGACACCTTCACCCGCGACTACCGGCGCATCTGCAATCAGCTGGCACTGGCCCGGGAGCGCGGCTACAGCAGCCATCTGGTTGATCCGTTGCAGCAACTGGCAATGCGCGGCCATCAGCAGTTGTACCGCCATCGCAGCCCCATCGGTGGGCAGTTGCTGGGTTTCGTGCTGGCAGGTTTTCCGCGACTGGTGAGGGCTGAATGGCGGCTGGTGGCGATTGCCAGCCTGATGTTCTTCGGCAGCCTGCTGATCATGGCCGGTCTGATTCAGGGCTTCCCCGATCTGGTCTACAGCGTGCTCGACCCACAGCAGGTCGCCGAGATGGAAAGCATGTATGACCCTCAAGCTCGCCGCATCGGTCAGACCGCCGAGCGCGCTGCCGGCGATGACTGGATGATGTTCGGCTACTACATCATGCATAACATCGGGATTGCCTTTCAGACCTACGCCACCGGTTTGCTCTTGGGGCTGGGCAGCCTGTTCTTCCTGCTCTTCAATGGCTTGATGATCGGCGCGGTGGCCGGGCATCTGACAGGTATCGGTTACGGCCAGACGTTCTGGTCGTTCGTGATCGGCCACGGCGCCTTCGAACTCACGGCCATTGCCCTGGCAGGCGCTGCCGGGCTGAAGCTTGGCTGGGCCTTGCTGGCTCCGGGGCAGTTATCCCGCGGGCAGGCCCTGCGTCAGGCGGCAAAAACCAGCGTGCAGCTGATCTACGGCGTGATGCTGTTCCTGCTGATCGCCGCCTTTATAGAAGCCTACTGGTCATCCATGCGCTGGCCACAGCCCGCAGTGAAATACACCGTGGGCGTTGCACTCTGGGCATTGGTCATCGCGTATCTGGTGTTCGCTGGAAGGAAAGCCAATGCGCCTGACTGA